TCGTGAGTCGGGCGCGCGGAAACTTGGACTAGGCACGCTGTGACTGGGGTCGATATCCTGATTATCGGAGCATACCTGGCGTACTCGCTGGCACAGGGCTTCCGTTACCGCTCTCAAGCTGGGAAGAACTTAGAAGAGTACGTGCTCGCCGGGCGTTCGCTTCCCGGGTGGAAAGCTGAAAGGTCCATGGCGGCGCGCCATTCGCTGCCGATACGCCGCTAGTGTTTACGGGACTGATCGCCACTGCTGGAATCTTCGGCTTGTGGCGCTTTTGGATATACGGCGTCGCGTTTTTGTTTCTCGGCTTCGTGCTCGCTCCGAGCTGGCGCAACGTTGGAGTCTTGACCGATGCCGAACTCACGGAGGTGCGCTACGGCGGCCGTGCTGCGGCCGTGCTGCGCGCCTTAAAAGCGTTCTACTTCGGCACCGTGCTGAACTGCATGGTGTTGGCCATGGCGCTGCTCGGCGCGACCCGGATTGCTGAGCCCTTGTTGCTCTGGAACGCCTGGTTGCCGGCGGCGTTGTTCGACCCGGTTGTGCGGATTGTCGAGCACGTGCGCGTTCCTCTCGCCTTTAGCAGTCATCGCGGACTTCCAGAGGGGGATGTTTGGGTGCGTTCGGCAAACAATCTGCTTTCGATTTTGGTGATTGTGAGTGTCACCGCATTTTACTCCGCCACGGGCGGCCTGCGCAGTGTCGTGCAAACAGACGTGGTGCAGCTTGCAATCATGTTGGTGGGAACCTCGGTGTATGCATGGCTCTTACTCCAGCAGGTGGGCGGTTGGGGGGCACTCGCCTACGGCGTTCGTGCCGTGTTCGCCAAGGGTGGAGGCGGCATCCTCGTCTCACCCGAGCAAGTTCTCCAGTTTACCCCTGGCGCCGAGATCTCGCTGAGTTTTCTCGCGGTGTTGGGCCTCCAGTGGCTGGCGCAGATGAATGCCGACGGCTCGGGCTACTTAGCTGAGCGGACGATGGCCTGCCGCTCCAGCCGCGACGCAAAATTCGCCGCAGTGTGTTTTACGGTAGTACAAATCCTTTTCCGCAGCCTGCTGTGGGTGCCCATGGGTGTGGCGCTGTTCATCCTGTACGCCCCGGGGCAGCAGCCGGAATCGCTGAGGGTGTTCACGGCGGAAAGGGAGTTCACTTACGTGCGCGGCATCAGCGAGCTCTTGCCGCCCGGCATCAAAGGGTTGGTGGCTACTGGCATGCTGGCGGCACTGGCTTCCACTGTGGACACGCACCTCAATTGGGGTGCGTCATGTTGGAGTAACGACGTGTACAAGCGCTGCTTTTGTTTGGGCTGGCGTGGCAAAGAGCCATCGGCGCGGTCGCTGGTTTGGGTTGCGCGCGGCCTCGAGCGTTTGCATCGTCGCCCTCTCTTTCGGGCTGATGTTGCATCTGGAGTCGATCCAAGAAGCGTGGGTGCGGAGTTTATTACTGGGAGCGGGGATGGGTGTATTGTTGGTGTTGCGATGGCTTTGGTGGCGGTGGAACGTGTACGGAGAGATTGGCGGACTCCTGGCTTCCTTGGTCTTGCTGCTCCCCTTGCAGCTTTGGGTCGCCGACCCGGCGCTTGCTTTCTTGCTGATGTTTGCTGGTTCGACGGCAGTCGGGGTGGTTGTTGCCTGGTGACGTCGCCGGAAGATCGGGCGCTGTTGGTCGATTTTTATCGCCCCGCGCCGCCGCCGGGTTTCTGGCAACCGGTTGGTGTGGAAGCCGGGTGTCCGGCAGACGGGGCGACCAGGCTTCTTCGCGGTGCGACCGCCGTCGCTCTGAGCTCTGCCTCCGTGTTTTGTGTCTGGGCTCCGCCCTGGTCGGGAGCCTGGCACCGAAGTGGTGGCCGCTGGATTGGCGAGCGTGGTGTTGGAGCCTGTGCACCGTGGGCCTCCTCCTGGTGCCCGTGTGGTGGCGCGTCGGGTTTGCAGAGGGTGCCGCGGAAGAGAGCAAGCTTTAGGGCGCGCGAAGCCGCGTTTGTCGGGCGCGGCGTTGCAGCCGCTGGGTGAGGGTGGCCGCTCCGGGGTGCCCCGCCGCTGAGATCGAACTTCGCTCATTCCCCCGGTCGCTAACAGCACTCGCGTGCACCGAATTCCACTCCGTGAGTGGGGAGACAGCGCTAGTCTTTCGGCCGCGCGCGGTGCTTCGCCTCCCCGTAGTCGCCAAAGGGGGCGTCGCGGCGGCGGATGGCCTCGCGGAAGCCCACTTCGGCAAAGCTTTCTGCCCACCGTAAGGCCTCTTCCGTGTGGCGGGTGATGCCATCGAACAGCGTGCCCAGCAGTTGTCCCGTGCGCAGCCCCATGAGTTCCACTGCTTGGTTGATGAGGAGCTTGTTGAGCGCAAGCTGGTTTGCCGGGATATGTTGGAAGCGGCGGGCGTACGCCTCGGTTTCTTCCGACAGGCGTTCTTCCGGGAACACCTTCGAGCACAGCCCAATGCGCAGGGCCGTGGCGGCATCGATTTCATCCCCGCTTAGCAAGAACTGCTTGGCGCGTTCGAGGCCGATGCGGTACACCCACAAGACCGTGGTCGGTGTACCGAAAATACGCGCTGGCGGATAGCCGATGATGGCATCTTCGGCCATGAAGATCAGATCGGCGCACAAGGCCAGGTCGGTGGCGCCTCCGATGCAGTAGCCGTGAATTTGCGCGATGACCGGTTTCGGACATTCCCACAGGGTCATGAAGCGACGCACGTTGTGGCCCATGAACGCGAGGTCTCGCACCGGATCCCAAGCGCCGCTGCGAGGTTCGGGCCGCGGGGCCGCAAATCTAGGGCGAAATCCAGCTCCCTCCTCGCCACCCGCAGTGAGATCGTAGCCTGCACAAAACACCCGCCCCGCACCGCGCAAAATGATGCAGCGTACCTGCTCGGACAAGGTGGCGCGCTCGATGGCATCGGCAATGCCCTGAATCATCGCTTCGTTCAGTGTGTTCAATTTCTCCGGGCGGTTCAGGGTCACAATCGCTAGCGTGTCGCGCTCTTCGTATTGCACAACTTCGGTGCTCATGTTTCCTCCCGTTTGGCCGCCCGCGCTTTGACCGTTGCCATGGCTTGCTGGATGAGCTCCGCCGACACGATCGCGCGCGGCGCGGCTTTTCCTCGCGAGCCTTCTCTCGCACAGCTCGAAGAAGCGCAATCCGGGGTGCGCGGAAGATCCAGGCGGGGACACTTGAGTTGCCTCCGCAGCTCGTGCGCGCCTGTTCGATTCTCGAGCGCGGCTAGCAACGGGTTCGGCTGTGTGTGCTTGTCCCGTACGCTCTCGCTTGCGCCCCCAAAGGTCGAGAGGATGGGGCGCTTTCACACGTGATCAAGGTTTTCCCGGTTGGTGCGAGGGTGGCATTTTGGGTGGCCGGCGGGGTTGCATGGAGCTGCGGGCCGGTGTTCCAATGGCCGCACGAAGTTCATCCCAGTGGGAGGGCAACGTGGATTTTCGTGTCGCAGCAGACGACCAGTTGTTGGCCGAATCGGTGAGGGCCTTTGTCGAGCAAGAAGTCAATCCGCGCTGGCAGCAAATTGACCGGGAAGACCGAATCCCTGCGGACATCATTGCCGGCATCAAGCGCCTCGGTTTGTTCGGCATGAGCGTGCCGCCCGAGTACGGCGGCCTCGGGCTCTCGGTGCTGCAAAAGGCTCTGGTGCACGAGCAACTCGGGCGAGGACCGTGGGGTCTTGCCAGCTTCGTCAGCGTGCACACGGGCATTGGCTGCGTGGGCATCGTGCGCTTTGGCTCGGCCAAACAAAAGCAGCGCTATTTGCCCAAGATGGCCACCGGGGAGTGGCTGGGTTCGTTTGCCCTCACCGAGCCAGAGGCCGGTTCGGACGCAGGGGCACTAAAGACGCGAGCGGAGCGGCAAGGGCACGACTGGGTACTCCACGGTCGCAAGATCTTCATCACCAATGCTCCGCTTGCGCATCAATTCTTTTTGTTTGCGCGCACCGACCGCGGCATCTCGGCGTTCATTGTCGACCGCGACTCCCCTGGCCTATCCATCGGCTCGGTCTTCGATACGCT
This sequence is a window from Candidatus Binatia bacterium. Protein-coding genes within it:
- a CDS encoding sodium transporter, which translates into the protein MFTGLIATAGIFGLWRFWIYGVAFLFLGFVLAPSWRNVGVLTDAELTEVRYGGRAAAVLRALKAFYFGTVLNCMVLAMALLGATRIAEPLLLWNAWLPAALFDPVVRIVEHVRVPLAFSSHRGLPEGDVWVRSANNLLSILVIVSVTAFYSATGGLRSVVQTDVVQLAIMLVGTSVYAWLLLQQVGGWGALAYGVRAVFAKGGGGILVSPEQVLQFTPGAEISLSFLAVLGLQWLAQMNADGSGYLAERTMACRSSRDAKFAAVCFTVVQILFRSLLWVPMGVALFILYAPGQQPESLRVFTAEREFTYVRGISELLPPGIKGLVATGMLAALASTVDTHLNWGASCWSNDVYKRCFCLGWRGKEPSARSLVWVARGLERLHRRPLFRADVASGVDPRSVGAEFITGSGDGCIVGVAMALVAVERVRRDWRTPGFLGLAAPLAALGRRPGACFLADVCWFDGSRGGCCLVTSPEDRALLVDFYRPAPPPGFWQPVGVEAGCPADGATRLLRGATAVALSSASVFCVWAPPWSGAWHRSGGRWIGERGVGACAPWASSWCPCGGASGLQRVPRKRASFRAREAAFVGRGVAAAG
- a CDS encoding crotonase/enoyl-CoA hydratase family protein; translation: MSTEVVQYEERDTLAIVTLNRPEKLNTLNEAMIQGIADAIERATLSEQVRCIILRGAGRVFCAGYDLTAGGEEGAGFRPRFAAPRPEPRSGAWDPVRDLAFMGHNVRRFMTLWECPKPVIAQIHGYCIGGATDLALCADLIFMAEDAIIGYPPARIFGTPTTVLWVYRIGLERAKQFLLSGDEIDAATALRIGLCSKVFPEERLSEETEAYARRFQHIPANQLALNKLLINQAVELMGLRTGQLLGTLFDGITRHTEEALRWAESFAEVGFREAIRRRDAPFGDYGEAKHRARPKD
- a CDS encoding acyl-CoA dehydrogenase family protein, which produces MDFRVAADDQLLAESVRAFVEQEVNPRWQQIDREDRIPADIIAGIKRLGLFGMSVPPEYGGLGLSVLQKALVHEQLGRGPWGLASFVSVHTGIGCVGIVRFGSAKQKQRYLPKMATGEWLGSFALTEPEAGSDAGALKTRAERQGHDWVLHGRKIFITNAPLAHQFFLFARTDRGISAFIVDRDSPGLSIGSVFDTLGHQGSQISEVILDGCRVPADALVGEEGQGFEYAKRTLAEGRTTLAARCVGAAQKALELALEYAEQRRTFGKPLIEHQSIAFRLAQMSARIEAARLLVYRSAWLLDQGSPAIRESSTAKLVAAENAWQTVDDALQIFGGNGYVRGEYMIERIWRDVRVARVYDGSSEVQQIVIAQRLRKGDLETRG